Proteins from one Ketobacter alkanivorans genomic window:
- a CDS encoding PQQ-binding-like beta-propeller repeat protein: MTTFNTAHTKPLFTTKSLMSLGGLCLLSALTACGGGGGGGGDNVADTAAPNAVIAFPTPFSATDGNSLIVRGSASDASGVARVRVNGIEATSSNGFGTWQATIPLELGLNSITVEAEDTAGNANRTAATATINALGPRTNSIENLIIDAANNRALVLDRGLEALFEQDLTTGVLRVISDSTTPDAVNGFSFPSDLALDVANNRVLVIDASLRALIAVDLTTGARTVVSNNSIPDANRPFGAPEHMVLDEANNRVLVLDPGSKVLMAVDLATGARSIISNNSTPNGRNAFGSPRGLVADFVNNQVLIVDSGVDAMMAVDLATGARSIVSANNAPAGDPTFINPVDMVLDTGSRLAWVVDRNQDMVIVVDLVTAERRVVSEGFDDPRRIDFDRTNNRLLVLDRGLEATVAVDLSNGSHTLLTESNNTPNADVPLVFPSDIALDLANQRVLVADRGADAVIAVSLVDGARQLVADGSTPVGSLLENPEGIMLDLANNRAIVADTSLDALLTVDLVDGFSTLLSDAITPNTDNAFGRPARMVFDARQNRIIVLDTTLDALIAVDALDGSRTVLSSNDVPNGDNPFSIPAGMVLDTTNNRILVVDEGVAQLIAVDLTTGARTVLSSNEAPNDANPFGDPESVVLDLANNRVLVGDDDLEAILAVDLTDGSRTVISDNTFPNSANVLDDPETMVFDADKQIAIVVDVDLDQILVVDALTGERVILSR; the protein is encoded by the coding sequence ATGACCACTTTCAACACTGCACACACTAAACCCCTCTTTACTACTAAATCCCTGATGAGCCTTGGCGGCCTGTGCCTGCTGTCGGCGTTGACCGCCTGCGGTGGGGGAGGCGGTGGCGGTGGCGACAACGTAGCCGATACCGCAGCCCCTAATGCGGTGATTGCGTTTCCCACCCCGTTTTCGGCCACCGATGGCAACAGCCTGATCGTGCGCGGCAGCGCCTCGGATGCCAGCGGCGTGGCACGGGTGCGGGTGAACGGCATCGAGGCCACCAGCAGCAATGGCTTTGGCACGTGGCAAGCCACCATCCCTCTGGAGCTGGGGCTGAATTCAATCACGGTGGAAGCGGAAGATACCGCCGGGAATGCCAATCGCACTGCTGCGACGGCCACCATTAATGCGCTGGGTCCGCGCACGAATTCCATCGAAAATCTGATCATCGATGCGGCCAACAACCGGGCGTTGGTGCTGGATCGGGGCCTGGAAGCGCTGTTTGAGCAAGACCTCACTACCGGTGTTCTGCGTGTCATTTCCGATAGCACCACGCCGGATGCGGTGAATGGGTTTTCGTTTCCCTCTGACTTGGCACTGGATGTCGCCAATAACCGCGTGCTGGTGATCGATGCCTCCCTTAGGGCGTTGATTGCGGTGGATTTAACCACTGGGGCCCGTACGGTGGTGTCCAACAATTCGATTCCCGATGCCAACAGGCCGTTTGGGGCTCCGGAGCACATGGTGCTGGATGAGGCCAACAACCGGGTGTTGGTATTGGATCCGGGTAGCAAGGTGTTGATGGCAGTGGATCTTGCCACGGGCGCGCGCAGTATCATTTCCAATAACAGTACCCCCAATGGCAGAAATGCCTTTGGCTCGCCCCGTGGGCTGGTGGCGGATTTCGTCAACAATCAGGTGTTGATTGTGGACAGCGGCGTGGATGCGATGATGGCAGTGGATCTTGCCACCGGGGCCCGCTCGATTGTGTCCGCCAATAACGCACCGGCTGGCGATCCAACGTTCATCAACCCGGTGGATATGGTGCTCGATACGGGTTCTCGGCTGGCGTGGGTGGTGGATCGCAATCAGGATATGGTGATTGTGGTGGATTTGGTCACGGCAGAGCGCCGGGTGGTTTCCGAAGGCTTTGACGACCCGCGCCGCATCGATTTCGACCGCACCAACAACCGTTTGCTGGTGCTGGATCGGGGGCTTGAGGCCACCGTGGCGGTGGATTTGAGTAATGGCAGCCACACCCTGCTGACCGAGTCCAACAACACGCCCAACGCAGACGTACCTTTGGTTTTCCCCTCGGATATCGCTCTGGATCTCGCCAACCAGCGCGTACTGGTGGCGGACAGGGGCGCCGATGCAGTGATCGCCGTATCTCTGGTGGACGGGGCGCGCCAACTGGTAGCCGATGGGAGCACGCCCGTGGGCAGTCTGCTGGAAAATCCCGAGGGTATCATGCTGGATCTCGCCAACAACCGCGCGATCGTGGCCGATACCAGCCTGGATGCCCTGCTGACGGTGGATCTGGTGGATGGTTTCAGTACGCTGCTGTCGGACGCGATTACCCCGAATACCGACAATGCCTTCGGTCGCCCAGCCCGCATGGTGTTCGACGCGCGCCAGAATCGCATCATCGTGCTCGATACGACTTTGGACGCATTGATTGCGGTGGATGCCCTGGACGGTTCACGCACGGTGCTTTCCAGCAACGATGTACCCAATGGGGACAATCCTTTCAGCATCCCCGCGGGCATGGTGCTGGATACCACGAACAACCGTATTCTGGTGGTGGATGAGGGCGTTGCCCAATTGATCGCCGTCGATCTCACCACCGGTGCACGTACCGTCCTGTCGAGCAACGAAGCCCCCAATGACGCCAACCCCTTTGGCGATCCGGAATCGGTGGTGCTGGATTTGGCCAACAACCGGGTGCTGGTGGGGGATGATGACCTGGAAGCCATCCTGGCGGTGGATCTGACCGATGGCAGCCGCACGGTGATCTCCGATAACACGTTCCCCAATAGTGCCAACGTACTGGATGACCCTGAAACCATGGTGTTCGATGCAGATAAGCAAATCGCCATTGTGGTGGACGTGGATCTGGATCAAATCCTGGTGGTGGATGCACTGACCGGCGAGCGGGTGATTCTGTCACGCTGA
- a CDS encoding CaiB/BaiF CoA transferase family protein — protein sequence MGALSHVTILDLTHMLSGPYSSQLLADMGANCIKVEPPGQGEGTRKLLADDENYSIDGVGAYFLTLSRNKKSVGIDLKSPQGLALFYELVKQADVVINNFGEGVPKRLGIDYDTLKQHNPRIITCSITGFGETGPDRNRAAFDLVAQGMGGGMSITGEQGAPPLRAGIPIGDLGGGLFATIGILAALNQRDQAGPGQGVGQHVDISMQDCQVSMLNYMATMYLMSGVQPPAVGNSHFVHVPYGTFKTTTRYLILACMGDGFYHKLAAMFGDPELMDPKFVTQPVRWEHRDFINQRVQSHIEKESCEYWLDQLKEHRIPAAPVNDFAHAFNDPQIQARDMVVEVPLGNGETVKQPGNPVKLSGAGPQTFTPPPTLGQHTGEILGDVLHMTHAQIEELRRAGVIA from the coding sequence ATGGGTGCTTTGTCTCACGTTACGATTTTGGATCTGACCCACATGTTGTCGGGACCCTATTCCAGCCAGTTGTTGGCGGATATGGGGGCCAACTGCATCAAGGTGGAGCCGCCGGGGCAGGGAGAAGGCACCCGCAAGCTGCTGGCCGACGATGAAAACTACTCTATAGACGGAGTTGGCGCTTACTTTCTTACTCTTAGCCGCAATAAGAAGAGTGTGGGCATTGATCTGAAGAGCCCACAGGGGCTGGCGCTGTTCTATGAGCTGGTGAAGCAGGCCGATGTGGTGATCAATAATTTTGGTGAGGGCGTGCCCAAGCGCCTGGGGATTGATTACGACACGCTGAAACAGCATAACCCGAGGATTATTACGTGCTCTATCACCGGCTTTGGCGAGACCGGGCCGGATCGTAATCGTGCTGCCTTTGATCTGGTGGCGCAGGGCATGGGGGGCGGGATGTCGATCACCGGTGAGCAGGGCGCGCCGCCACTGCGGGCGGGGATTCCCATTGGCGATCTGGGTGGTGGTTTGTTTGCCACTATTGGTATTTTGGCGGCGCTGAATCAACGCGATCAGGCCGGGCCTGGGCAGGGCGTGGGCCAGCATGTGGATATATCGATGCAGGATTGTCAGGTGTCGATGCTCAATTATATGGCCACTATGTATTTAATGAGTGGGGTGCAGCCCCCAGCAGTGGGCAATAGTCACTTTGTGCACGTACCTTATGGTACCTTTAAAACCACAACCCGTTATTTGATTCTGGCTTGTATGGGGGATGGCTTTTACCACAAACTTGCGGCTATGTTCGGCGATCCTGAGCTTATGGATCCGAAATTTGTCACTCAACCGGTGCGCTGGGAGCATCGTGATTTCATCAATCAGCGGGTGCAGTCTCATATTGAGAAGGAAAGCTGTGAATATTGGCTGGATCAGCTTAAGGAACACCGTATTCCTGCTGCGCCGGTGAACGATTTTGCCCATGCCTTTAATGATCCGCAGATTCAGGCGCGGGATATGGTGGTGGAGGTGCCGCTGGGTAATGGCGAGACAGTAAAACAGCCGGGTAACCCGGTGAAGCTGTCTGGCGCGGGGCCGCAAACCTTTACGCCTCCGCCAACCCTGGGCCAGCACACCGGTGAGATTCTGGGGGATGTACTCCATATGACCCATGCCCAGATCGAAGAATTACGCCGTGCAGGGGTTATCGCTTGA
- a CDS encoding hydroxymethylglutaryl-CoA lyase: MREQVFINEVGLRDGLQNQPNPVSTAAKLKMAQTLLDAGVSYLEAVAFVHPKAVPQMADAVDVLAGLGPLVSQSAVEVSALVPNMKGYQRAIEHGVTSVAVVLSSTDTFNMRNLNMSLLQAKETCQQVIAQANADNIKVRAYVSGACACPYDGTTPVDVVHQLAAEMIEFGANEISIGDTIGAGNPQQINDILGPLVQQFGSECFNLHLHDTRGQALAMAWAGITQGVRRFDSSIGGLGGCPFAPGASGNVATEDLVYMLEQAGFDTGIDIQKLRSAVSAAELATGQQLGGRILQWMKSQELREQQKQSPCL, from the coding sequence ATGCGTGAACAAGTCTTTATAAATGAGGTAGGCCTGCGGGATGGCCTGCAAAATCAGCCGAACCCTGTCTCCACTGCCGCCAAACTCAAGATGGCCCAGACGCTGCTGGATGCCGGGGTGAGCTATCTGGAAGCAGTGGCGTTTGTTCACCCGAAAGCGGTACCGCAAATGGCAGATGCTGTGGATGTGCTGGCAGGATTGGGCCCATTGGTCAGCCAATCTGCGGTGGAGGTGTCTGCATTGGTACCCAATATGAAGGGGTATCAGCGGGCCATTGAGCATGGAGTAACATCGGTGGCGGTGGTGTTGTCCTCTACTGATACTTTTAATATGCGCAATTTGAACATGAGTTTGTTGCAAGCCAAGGAAACCTGCCAACAGGTGATTGCCCAGGCCAACGCAGATAATATCAAGGTGCGGGCTTATGTGTCTGGCGCTTGTGCCTGCCCTTACGATGGCACGACTCCGGTGGATGTTGTGCATCAACTGGCAGCGGAGATGATTGAATTCGGTGCCAACGAAATTTCCATCGGCGATACAATTGGCGCAGGAAACCCGCAACAGATCAATGATATTCTGGGGCCACTTGTGCAACAATTCGGGAGTGAATGCTTTAATCTGCACTTACATGATACCCGAGGCCAGGCTTTGGCGATGGCATGGGCTGGCATTACACAGGGCGTGCGTCGCTTTGATAGCTCCATTGGCGGCTTGGGTGGCTGCCCGTTTGCACCAGGTGCCTCTGGTAACGTCGCCACAGAAGATTTAGTGTATATGTTAGAACAAGCCGGGTTTGATACCGGTATTGATATTCAAAAATTGAGATCAGCGGTGAGCGCCGCAGAGTTGGCCACTGGGCAACAATTAGGAGGCCGCATCCTGCAATGGATGAAATCCCAGGAACTTCGGGAACAACAAAAACAATCGCCCTGCCTATAA
- a CDS encoding DUF3450 domain-containing protein, translating to MMRLSVKLMVAGLLMFAGAFAFADKTDRIIEGEKANIQSAVASQERVNTISGKTQQLFQDFQLELKRIEDLTAYNTQLEQQIRRQQQSMLETEQSIQDVAIIERQLSPLLNRMVKSLETFIRLDVPFLLDERFERIAFLKHTLGRTDVDLSEKFRQVIDAYNVEVDYGNTIESYRGTLKLADHSSEVEFLRVGRVALMYQSLDGKRIGAWNSETKQWQQLGAAYSRDIRQGLKVAKKQAAPELLTLPILAPEAGS from the coding sequence ATGATGAGACTTTCTGTCAAACTGATGGTGGCCGGCCTGCTGATGTTTGCGGGGGCGTTTGCTTTCGCAGATAAAACCGATCGCATCATCGAGGGTGAAAAAGCCAATATCCAATCTGCCGTTGCCTCTCAGGAACGGGTCAATACCATCAGCGGCAAAACCCAGCAACTGTTTCAGGATTTTCAACTGGAGCTGAAACGTATTGAGGATTTGACCGCCTACAACACACAGCTAGAACAGCAAATCCGTCGCCAGCAACAAAGCATGCTGGAAACCGAGCAATCCATTCAGGATGTAGCCATCATCGAGCGCCAACTTTCCCCTTTGCTGAACCGCATGGTGAAATCACTGGAGACCTTTATCCGTTTGGATGTGCCGTTTCTGTTGGATGAGCGTTTTGAACGCATTGCCTTTCTTAAACACACGTTGGGCCGCACCGATGTGGATCTATCGGAAAAGTTTCGCCAAGTGATCGATGCCTATAACGTAGAAGTCGATTACGGCAACACTATTGAAAGCTATCGTGGCACTCTCAAGCTGGCGGATCATTCCAGTGAGGTTGAGTTCTTAAGAGTTGGCCGCGTGGCGTTGATGTATCAATCGCTGGATGGCAAAAGAATCGGTGCCTGGAATAGCGAAACCAAACAGTGGCAACAGCTGGGTGCAGCTTATTCCCGCGATATACGCCAGGGCTTAAAGGTTGCTAAGAAACAGGCTGCACCGGAGCTGCTTACGTTGCCGATTTTGGCACCGGAGGCAGGATCATGA